In one Thermoanaerobacterales bacterium genomic region, the following are encoded:
- a CDS encoding inorganic phosphate transporter produces the protein MESDFAFVVAVVVLALAFDFINGFHDTANCVATAVATGALPPRLAVGTAAALNLVGALAFTGVARTVGGGIANPWALEHGLYAVLAALMAAILWNLATWWLGLPSSSSHALIGSLAGAVLAAAGFGGLHLRGFMVIAAALLFTPPLAMTLGFGMRYLIGLLPLSPDRHRAEAVFRRVQVFTAIGQSFSHGTNDAQKTMGIITLALVAGGLQGDMSIPLWVKVSAASAMGLGTACGGWRIIRTVGYRIFSLRPRSGVSADLASVATIMGATLGGLPVSTTHVVSSAIVGVGVAGRPSDVRWHTMKMIVSAWIITLPATAVLAAVIYTLIARPRHF, from the coding sequence TTGCCGTAGTGGTTTTGGCCCTGGCCTTTGACTTTATAAACGGCTTTCATGATACGGCCAACTGCGTCGCCACGGCGGTTGCCACCGGGGCCTTGCCCCCCAGGCTTGCCGTGGGAACAGCCGCCGCCTTAAACCTCGTCGGGGCGCTGGCCTTTACCGGGGTGGCGCGCACCGTAGGCGGGGGCATCGCCAACCCGTGGGCTTTGGAACACGGGTTGTACGCGGTGCTCGCCGCCCTTATGGCCGCGATCCTGTGGAACCTGGCCACGTGGTGGCTGGGCCTTCCAAGCAGTTCTTCACACGCCTTGATCGGTTCCCTGGCAGGGGCCGTTCTGGCGGCCGCCGGCTTCGGAGGGTTGCATTTGCGCGGTTTTATGGTCATCGCCGCGGCGCTCCTCTTCACCCCGCCCCTGGCTATGACACTCGGTTTCGGTATGCGGTACCTGATCGGGTTGCTTCCCCTGAGTCCGGATCGACACCGCGCGGAGGCCGTCTTTCGGCGCGTGCAGGTTTTTACCGCCATCGGGCAGTCGTTCAGCCATGGCACAAATGACGCCCAGAAAACAATGGGCATCATTACGCTTGCCCTGGTGGCGGGCGGCCTGCAGGGCGACATGAGTATTCCCCTGTGGGTCAAGGTCTCGGCCGCTTCGGCGATGGGCCTGGGCACGGCCTGCGGGGGCTGGCGGATCATCAGGACCGTCGGCTACAGGATATTCTCCCTCCGACCCCGTAGCGGCGTGTCGGCCGACCTGGCCAGCGTCGCCACCATCATGGGGGCGACGCTGGGCGGACTGCCGGTCAGTACCACACACGTCGTTTCCTCGGCGATCGTCGGCGTGGGCGTTGCCGGGCGCCCGTCGGACGTCAGGTGGCACACCATGAAAATGATTGTGAGCGCCTGGATTATTACCCTTCCCGCCACCGCCGTGCTGGCCGCGGTTATTTACACCCTTATCGCCCGGCCCCGGCATTTTTAA